A DNA window from Entelurus aequoreus isolate RoL-2023_Sb linkage group LG24, RoL_Eaeq_v1.1, whole genome shotgun sequence contains the following coding sequences:
- the LOC133641670 gene encoding piggyBac transposable element-derived protein 4-like, whose product MSLKKFHIMSRVLRFDDREKRQGRREHDKLAAIRDVWDKWVQQLPLLYNPGPHVTVDECLVAFRGRCPFRQYIPSKPAKYGIKIWAACDAQSSYAWNMQVYTGKAPGEAPEKNQGMRVVLDMAEGLEGHNITCDNFFTSYALGEELAKRKVTMLGTVRKNKPELPSELVAIKNRQATSSVFAFTENATAVSYCPKKGKNVVLMSTMHKDAQLSTREDKKPQMVLDYNATKGGVDNLDKVTGTYSCRRMTARWPLVVFFNIIDVSAYNAFVLWREISEGWNSEKLYRRRLFLEQLGYALVQPQIARRVVLPRASAAAVVIVEDVQREAHTSNPPVARGQKRGRCQICSTRNDNKTTNTCGGCGKYICKEHIRCGSCAQ is encoded by the coding sequence ATGTCTCTGAAGAAATTCCATATTATGTCTCGTGTCCTACGGTTCGATGACAGAGAGAAAAGACAGGGCCGGAGAGAACATGACAAGCTGGCAGCTATCCGGGATGTATGGGACAAGTGGGTTCAGCAACTGCCATTGCTTTACAACCCAGGCCCCCATGTGACTGTGGATGAATGTCTGGTGGCGTTTCGTGGCCGCTGTCCATTTAGACAGTACATCCCGAGTAAACCAGCCAAATACGGCATTAAAATATGGGCAGCATGTGATGCCCAGTCGAGCTATGCCTGGAATATGCAGGTCTACACCGGCAAAGCCCCTGGGGAAGCACCTGAAAAAAATCAGGGCATGAGGGTTGTCCTGGACATGGCTGAGGGACTGGAGGGGCACAATATAACGTGCGACAACTTCTTCACCTCCTATGCCCTTGGTGAAGAACTCGCAAAGCGGAAAGTCACCATGCTGGGGACAGTCCGCAAGAACAAGCCAGAGCTTCCCTCTGAGCTTGTTGCAATCAAGAACAGACAGGCTACATCCTCAGTGTttgccttcactgagaacgccaCAGCTGTTTCGTATTGCCCCAAGAAAGGGAAGAACGTTGTGCTCATGAGTACGATGCACAAGGATGCCCAGCTCAGCACCAGGGAGGACAAGAAGCCACAAATGGTGTTGGACTACAATGCCACAAAGGGTGGTGTTGACAACCTGGATAAAGTCACAGGCACGTACAGCTGCCGACGCATGACTGCACGATGGCCCCTTGTTGTATTCTTCAACATCATCGATGTGAGTGCCTACAACGCTTTTGTGCTTTGGAGGGAGATCAGTGAAGGCTGGAACAGCGAAAAGCTGTACCGGAGGAGGCTGTTCCTGGAACAGCTGGGGTACGCGCTGGTGCAACCCCAAATTGCACGAAGAGTTGTCCTACCAAGAGCCTCAGCGGCTGCTGTGGTGATAGTGGAGGATGTTCAGAGGGAGGCACACACCTCCAATCCTCCAGTGGCCAGAGGGCAAAAACGAGGCAGGTGCCAGATCTGTTCCACTAGGAACGATAACAAGACAACTAATACATGTGGGGGATGTGGCAAATACATCTGCAAGGAGCACATCCGTTGTGGATCATGTGCCCAGTAG